In Arsenicicoccus dermatophilus, a genomic segment contains:
- a CDS encoding MBL fold metallo-hydrolase, whose translation MIFTQHYLDCLSQASYLVADEGTQQAVVVDPRRDVTEYLEEASTRGLTIVGIINTHFHADFVSGHLELAESTGAWIGYGDAASPEFAHRSLSDGERVSLGDVTLQIMSTPGHTPESISVLVFEHADDETAYGVLTGDALFIGDVGRPDLLASVGTTADELARQLYDSVQHKLMALSDAVRVFPAHGAGSACGKNLSTERQSTIGEQRRTNYACRPMSEDEFVAVVTEGQPAAPAYFAYDAALNKQQRPTLDRRPVPALDEEALRQALTGGAVVVDTRPTAEYAAAHLVGSVNVPADGRTAETVGMLLRPDQRIVLVAPEGLEQTSATRLARIGYDHVLGYLPDLAAHLDANPEAVAHASRLRVDELDTVPADAQLIDVRGPGEVADGTIPGATNIPLPQLAQRLAELDPTRPVVVSCASGWRSNVAASYLRHAGFADVSDLIGGYDAWAAARSSAG comes from the coding sequence ATGATCTTCACGCAGCACTACCTGGACTGCCTGTCCCAGGCGTCGTACCTCGTCGCGGACGAGGGCACCCAGCAGGCCGTCGTCGTCGATCCCCGCCGTGACGTCACCGAGTACCTCGAGGAGGCGAGCACCCGGGGCTTGACGATCGTCGGCATCATCAACACGCACTTCCACGCCGACTTCGTGTCCGGGCACCTCGAGCTCGCCGAGAGCACCGGGGCGTGGATCGGGTATGGCGACGCCGCATCCCCCGAATTCGCGCACCGCAGCCTGAGCGACGGCGAGCGCGTCAGCCTCGGCGACGTGACGCTCCAGATCATGAGCACCCCGGGCCACACGCCGGAGTCGATCTCCGTGCTGGTCTTCGAGCACGCCGACGACGAGACGGCCTACGGCGTCCTGACCGGCGACGCGCTGTTCATCGGCGACGTCGGGCGCCCCGATCTGCTCGCCTCGGTGGGCACGACCGCCGACGAGCTCGCCCGCCAGCTCTACGACTCGGTCCAGCACAAGCTCATGGCCCTCAGCGACGCCGTGCGCGTCTTTCCCGCGCACGGTGCCGGGTCCGCGTGCGGCAAGAACCTCTCCACCGAGCGGCAGTCCACCATCGGCGAGCAGCGGCGCACGAACTACGCGTGCCGGCCGATGAGCGAGGACGAGTTCGTCGCCGTCGTCACCGAGGGCCAGCCTGCCGCTCCCGCCTACTTCGCCTACGACGCCGCGCTGAACAAGCAGCAGCGCCCCACCCTCGACCGGCGCCCGGTTCCGGCGCTGGACGAGGAGGCCCTGCGCCAGGCCCTGACCGGCGGCGCCGTCGTCGTGGACACCCGTCCCACGGCCGAGTACGCCGCAGCCCACCTCGTCGGATCGGTCAACGTGCCTGCCGACGGGCGCACCGCCGAGACCGTCGGCATGCTCCTGCGCCCCGACCAGCGCATCGTCCTGGTTGCTCCCGAGGGCCTCGAGCAGACCAGCGCCACCCGCCTGGCCCGCATCGGGTACGACCATGTCCTGGGCTATCTGCCCGACCTCGCCGCGCACCTTGACGCCAACCCCGAGGCTGTCGCACACGCCAGCCGGTTGCGCGTCGACGAGCTCGACACGGTTCCCGCCGACGCCCAGCTCATCGACGTGCGCGGCCCCGGAGAGGTCGCCGACGGCACCATCCCCGGTGCCACCAACATCCCCCTGCCTCAGCTCGCGCAGCGCCTCGCCGAGCTCGACCCCACCCGCCCCGTCGTGGTCTCCTGCGCCAGCGGGTGGCGCTCCAACGTGGCCGCGAGCTACCTGCGCCATGCCGGCTTCGCCGACGTCTCCGACCTGATCGGCGGCTACGACGCCTGGGCCGCAGCCCGGTCGTCGGCTGGCTGA
- a CDS encoding NAD(P)/FAD-dependent oxidoreductase: MSHDSSRAYTIVIVGAGTAGATVAARLRRAGARDVALVDPDDWHYYQPLWTLAGGGRADVQDSRRPRSGLVPRGVSWIQDAAVGVDPERRTVQLRDGGEVSYRQLVMAPGLQLDWTKIPGLAQTIGSNGTSSNYRFDLAPRTWDLIRATRSGTAVFAMPSGPIKCAGAPQKIAYLAADHWRREGVLGDIDVHLVLPMPGMFGIPKFAQILADTAAGYGITVHLSSEISSVDGPGRTVTIRSLVTGRTSEIEYTMAHLVPPQSAPDWVKSSALADPSDPGGYVDVDQHTLQHRRYPDVFALGDVAGTPSSKTGAAVRHQAPVVVRNMLDAWRGRELTGRYDGYASCPLTLSHRRLLLAEFDYSMQPAPSNPLPWPDTTEPLVDFNQLKKTGLPLMYWHGMLRGLV, from the coding sequence ATGTCTCACGATTCATCACGGGCGTACACGATCGTCATCGTAGGCGCCGGGACCGCCGGCGCAACGGTGGCGGCGCGGCTCCGGCGGGCCGGAGCTCGCGACGTCGCCCTCGTCGACCCTGATGACTGGCACTACTACCAGCCGCTGTGGACCCTCGCCGGCGGTGGGCGTGCCGACGTGCAGGACAGCCGTCGACCGCGGTCCGGGCTCGTGCCCCGCGGCGTCTCGTGGATCCAGGACGCGGCCGTGGGTGTCGACCCGGAGCGCAGGACGGTGCAGCTGCGCGACGGCGGAGAGGTCTCCTACCGCCAGCTCGTCATGGCGCCCGGTCTCCAGCTCGACTGGACGAAGATTCCCGGGCTCGCGCAGACCATCGGCAGCAACGGCACGTCGAGCAACTATCGCTTCGACCTCGCCCCCAGGACCTGGGACCTGATCCGCGCCACCAGGTCGGGGACAGCCGTCTTCGCCATGCCGTCCGGGCCCATCAAGTGCGCTGGCGCCCCGCAGAAGATCGCCTACCTCGCGGCCGACCACTGGCGGCGCGAGGGTGTCCTGGGCGACATCGACGTCCATCTGGTGCTGCCCATGCCGGGGATGTTCGGCATCCCGAAGTTCGCGCAGATCCTGGCCGACACCGCTGCCGGCTACGGGATCACCGTGCATCTGTCCAGCGAGATCAGCTCTGTCGACGGCCCCGGACGCACCGTCACCATCCGTTCCCTGGTGACCGGCCGGACCAGCGAGATCGAGTACACCATGGCCCATCTGGTCCCGCCCCAGTCCGCCCCCGACTGGGTCAAGTCCTCTGCCCTCGCCGACCCGTCCGACCCTGGCGGATATGTCGACGTCGACCAGCACACGCTGCAGCACCGGCGCTACCCCGACGTCTTCGCCCTCGGTGACGTCGCCGGCACCCCGAGCTCCAAGACCGGTGCCGCCGTCCGCCACCAGGCCCCCGTCGTGGTGCGCAACATGCTCGACGCCTGGCGCGGTCGAGAGCTGACCGGCCGCTACGACGGGTACGCGTCGTGCCCGCTCACGTTGTCCCACCGGCGGTTGCTGCTCGCGGAGTTCGACTACTCGATGCAGCCCGCTCCGAGCAACCCGCTGCCGTGGCCCGACACCACCGAACCCCTCGTGGACTTCAACCAGCTCAAGAAGACCGGCCTGCCCCTGATGTATTGGCACGGGATGCTCAGGGGTCTCGTCTGA
- the tenA gene encoding thiaminase II, translating to MTFTLDTWERSRAIRTAIDELPFVRGLGDGTLDRERFTYYMAQDALYLADYARVLATLAGQATDPDDTTFWADSARTAVAVERELHGAHVQDFAAVTRSPTCLAYTSYLASLTTQGSYAVAVAGVLPCYWIYQDVGDALLRSAGDLTTHAYGDWIGTYADEAFAASVATAKAIADRCAEGACAETVERMHVAYATASRYEWMFWDAAWRQETWPV from the coding sequence ATGACCTTCACCCTCGACACCTGGGAGCGCTCGCGCGCCATCCGCACGGCGATCGACGAGCTGCCCTTCGTGCGCGGGCTCGGCGACGGCACCCTGGACCGCGAGCGCTTCACCTACTACATGGCCCAGGACGCGCTCTACCTCGCGGACTACGCCCGGGTCCTGGCGACCCTCGCCGGGCAGGCGACCGACCCGGACGACACGACCTTCTGGGCCGACTCGGCACGCACCGCGGTCGCCGTCGAGCGCGAGCTCCACGGCGCCCACGTCCAGGACTTCGCCGCGGTCACCCGCTCCCCCACCTGCCTGGCCTACACGTCCTACCTCGCGTCGCTGACGACGCAGGGCTCGTATGCCGTCGCGGTGGCCGGGGTGCTGCCCTGCTACTGGATCTACCAGGACGTGGGGGACGCGCTGCTGCGGAGCGCCGGCGACCTCACCACCCACGCCTACGGCGACTGGATCGGCACCTATGCCGACGAGGCCTTCGCCGCCTCGGTCGCCACCGCCAAGGCGATCGCCGACCGGTGCGCCGAGGGCGCCTGCGCCGAGACCGTCGAGCGCATGCACGTGGCCTACGCGACGGCGTCGCGCTACGAGTGGATGTTCTGGGACGCGGCCTGGCGGCAGGAGACCTGGCCCGTCTGA
- the thiE gene encoding thiamine phosphate synthase has protein sequence MTRPPLDLTVYLVTDTVMAGGAGRVAPLVRAAVDGGATVVQVRDPEADDDTFLRISREVVAALVGTGVPVLLNDRVHLVRPAGAHGAHVGQGDLDPVRTRELLGPDALLGLSCQTVEHVEAARALPDGTLDYLGLGPVWDQTTKPDAAIPSGPAGIARLAAASPWPTVAIGGISADRIGELPATGVAGAAVVSAVCAAPDPRAAATLLRTRWKDAPR, from the coding sequence ATGACCCGGCCGCCGCTCGACCTCACCGTCTATCTCGTCACCGACACCGTCATGGCGGGCGGCGCCGGCCGGGTCGCGCCTCTCGTCCGAGCCGCCGTCGACGGGGGTGCCACGGTCGTGCAGGTGCGCGACCCCGAGGCAGACGACGACACCTTCCTGCGGATCTCCCGCGAGGTCGTCGCCGCGCTGGTCGGCACCGGAGTGCCCGTCCTGCTCAACGACCGGGTGCACCTCGTCCGGCCTGCCGGGGCCCACGGCGCCCACGTCGGCCAGGGCGACCTCGACCCGGTGCGCACCCGCGAGCTCCTCGGCCCGGACGCCCTGCTCGGCCTGTCCTGCCAGACCGTCGAGCACGTCGAGGCGGCTCGGGCGCTGCCCGACGGCACCCTGGACTACCTCGGTCTCGGGCCGGTCTGGGACCAGACGACCAAGCCGGACGCCGCCATACCGTCCGGACCCGCCGGGATCGCCCGGCTCGCCGCCGCGAGTCCCTGGCCCACCGTCGCCATCGGCGGCATCAGCGCCGACCGCATCGGCGAGCTGCCCGCCACCGGCGTCGCCGGCGCCGCCGTCGTCAGCGCCGTCTGCGCCGCCCCCGACCCCCGGGCCGCCGCGACCCTGCTGCGCACCCGCTGGAAGGACGCCCCACGATGA
- the thiM gene encoding hydroxyethylthiazole kinase, producing MAEHTPVSPRQVGEAVQRLREGSPLVQSLTNIVVAQWTANVLLAAGAAPAMVDNPHEAGLFAQVAGGVLVNTGTPYDDTTAAMRAAVQGAAQTGTPWVLDPVAAGGLPWRTQVASELIGVHAPAIVRGNASEVSGLLGGLGGRGVDSAARPEEVLEQARSLARDHGTVVAVSGPVDHLTDGERLVRVANGHELMTRVTGVGCALGALMAGFAAVCEDRLVAATAATALLCVAAERAAAATRGPGSFAVALLDELALVTPDEVAEAVRLS from the coding sequence ATGGCCGAGCACACCCCGGTCTCACCCCGGCAGGTCGGCGAGGCGGTGCAGCGCCTGCGCGAGGGCAGCCCCCTCGTCCAGAGCCTGACCAACATCGTGGTCGCGCAGTGGACGGCCAACGTCCTGCTCGCCGCAGGAGCGGCCCCCGCGATGGTGGACAACCCGCACGAGGCGGGCCTGTTCGCCCAGGTGGCGGGCGGCGTCCTGGTCAACACGGGCACGCCGTACGACGACACGACGGCGGCCATGCGCGCCGCCGTCCAGGGCGCCGCGCAGACGGGCACCCCCTGGGTCCTCGACCCCGTGGCGGCGGGCGGGCTGCCGTGGCGCACGCAGGTCGCGAGCGAGCTGATCGGGGTGCACGCCCCGGCGATCGTGCGCGGCAACGCCTCGGAGGTCTCCGGACTGCTCGGCGGGCTCGGCGGCCGGGGCGTGGACTCCGCCGCCCGGCCCGAGGAGGTGCTCGAGCAGGCGCGGTCCCTGGCCCGCGACCACGGCACCGTGGTCGCCGTGAGCGGGCCGGTCGACCACCTCACCGACGGCGAACGCCTGGTCCGCGTCGCCAACGGCCACGAGCTGATGACCCGGGTCACCGGGGTCGGGTGCGCGCTGGGCGCCCTGATGGCGGGCTTCGCCGCGGTCTGCGAGGACCGGCTCGTCGCCGCGACCGCTGCCACGGCCCTGCTGTGCGTGGCGGCCGAGCGGGCTGCCGCGGCCACCCGCGGCCCCGGCAGCTTCGCGGTGGCCCTGCTCGACGAGCTGGCCCTGGTCACCCCCGACGAGGTGGCCGAGGCGGTGCGGCTGTCATGA
- a CDS encoding LppX_LprAFG lipoprotein: MTWTKVGALLLSGLLVAGASACGGAPDKPARSAADRLAAARRTLDASPSVRVDLSSPDFPAKAEGVTAAKGVVTHQPAFQGSLTVRARGLSGTVDVVSVGGTLRLRLPFTRSYVPARAADYGAPDPADLLSPDKGISSLLGAVQSPALGDRKRDGSAEVQTITGTLPGDQVVDVLAAGQRGATFPVSFQVGDDDRVRSVTVTGPFFPATGATSRYDVRLDGYGEQVTVRAP, from the coding sequence ATGACCTGGACCAAGGTGGGCGCCCTGCTGCTGAGCGGGTTGCTGGTCGCCGGGGCGTCGGCGTGCGGCGGCGCCCCGGACAAGCCCGCGCGCAGCGCGGCCGACCGGCTCGCCGCCGCTCGCAGAACGCTCGACGCGAGCCCCTCGGTGCGGGTGGACCTCTCCTCGCCGGACTTCCCGGCCAAGGCCGAGGGGGTCACCGCCGCCAAGGGGGTGGTGACCCACCAGCCGGCCTTCCAGGGCTCCCTGACCGTGCGCGCCCGCGGCCTGTCCGGCACCGTTGACGTGGTGTCCGTCGGTGGGACGCTGCGCCTGCGCCTGCCCTTCACCCGGTCCTACGTGCCGGCCCGGGCCGCGGACTACGGCGCCCCTGACCCGGCCGACCTGCTCTCGCCCGACAAAGGAATCTCTTCGCTGCTCGGCGCGGTGCAGTCGCCCGCGCTGGGTGACAGGAAGCGCGACGGCAGCGCCGAGGTGCAGACGATCACCGGGACCCTGCCCGGCGACCAGGTCGTCGACGTGCTCGCGGCAGGGCAGCGCGGGGCGACCTTCCCCGTCTCCTTCCAGGTCGGCGACGACGACCGGGTCCGCTCGGTGACTGTCACCGGCCCGTTCTTCCCCGCGACCGGCGCCACGAGCCGGTACGACGTCCGCCTCGACGGCTATGGCGAGCAGGTCACCGTTCGTGCCCCCTGA
- a CDS encoding MFS transporter — MPPDARGVGGTHPGGLLAAASFAVLLAAADTYVVVLALPDMMAGVGLGIDAMQRATPIISGFLLGYVAVLPLVGRLADLVDRARVLRALLVVFLVGSVVTALATELPVLVGGRVLQGLGGGGLVPATLALVADGWPPARRGVPLGVVGAVQELGSVVGPLLGAAVLAVGTWRDVFWLNAALAAALWCAVAALSRPGPAARSVALDGPAPARATPGASSPRRGGRALPAGIRQLVLGIALSALLLALWAPEVLVTHLTWGWGYLPLGSRARLATPLGAGAAVLLLVWLGLSWRGWAPVLSQVDLLAALLVAGALGCLVLTFATADPAVQVVGPQGLWLLPLGALCTAGWALRHRTAVVPLVPRGLLRRDAATALVVSLLVGAALAAVVVDVPVLARLTVAGTQAAAAMVLLRFLVALPAGALLGGLLLRRVGPSWVSAAGLALAALGLAEMARWTTGALTTAAATPTLALVGLGLGLALAPVNAAALAEVAPESHGSMSSLVVLARMVGMIVGLALLTAIGLRRFYAATTHLPDPTDPTALLAAAMVQVQTVFWGAAGCAALAAVLSLTLRRRSVPERG; from the coding sequence GTGCCCCCTGACGCGCGCGGGGTCGGCGGCACCCACCCGGGTGGCCTGCTGGCGGCCGCTTCCTTCGCGGTGCTGCTGGCGGCCGCCGACACCTATGTCGTGGTCCTCGCCCTGCCCGACATGATGGCCGGGGTCGGTCTCGGCATCGACGCGATGCAGCGGGCGACCCCCATCATCAGCGGCTTCCTGCTCGGCTACGTCGCCGTGCTGCCCCTCGTCGGGCGGCTCGCCGACCTCGTCGACCGGGCCCGCGTCCTGCGGGCGCTGCTCGTGGTCTTCCTCGTCGGGTCGGTGGTGACCGCGCTCGCGACCGAGCTGCCGGTCCTCGTGGGTGGCCGGGTCCTGCAGGGTCTCGGCGGCGGCGGCCTGGTGCCGGCCACGCTGGCGCTCGTCGCGGACGGCTGGCCCCCCGCCCGGCGCGGGGTGCCGCTCGGCGTGGTCGGCGCGGTGCAGGAGCTCGGCTCCGTGGTGGGGCCGCTCCTCGGCGCAGCCGTGCTCGCGGTCGGCACCTGGCGAGACGTGTTCTGGCTCAACGCAGCCCTGGCCGCGGCGCTGTGGTGCGCGGTGGCCGCGCTGAGCCGTCCGGGCCCCGCGGCGCGGTCCGTCGCCCTGGACGGGCCGGCCCCTGCGCGGGCGACCCCGGGTGCCTCGTCCCCACGTCGTGGTGGTCGGGCGCTTCCTGCCGGCATACGGCAGCTGGTCCTCGGGATCGCCCTGTCCGCCCTGCTCCTGGCGCTGTGGGCGCCGGAGGTCCTGGTCACCCACCTCACCTGGGGGTGGGGCTACCTGCCGCTCGGGTCCCGGGCTCGTCTCGCCACCCCGCTCGGCGCCGGAGCCGCGGTCCTGCTCCTGGTCTGGCTGGGCCTGTCCTGGCGCGGCTGGGCCCCGGTGCTGAGCCAGGTCGACCTGCTCGCGGCGCTGCTGGTCGCGGGCGCGCTGGGCTGCCTGGTGCTGACCTTCGCGACCGCCGACCCAGCCGTGCAGGTCGTCGGCCCGCAGGGCCTGTGGCTGCTGCCGCTGGGCGCGCTGTGCACCGCGGGGTGGGCGCTCCGGCACCGCACCGCCGTGGTGCCGCTGGTGCCCCGCGGCCTGCTGCGTCGGGACGCGGCGACGGCCCTGGTGGTGTCCCTGCTGGTGGGCGCGGCCCTCGCCGCGGTGGTCGTCGACGTGCCCGTGCTCGCCCGCCTCACCGTCGCCGGCACCCAGGCCGCGGCGGCGATGGTGCTGCTGCGGTTCCTGGTGGCGCTGCCCGCCGGGGCCCTGCTCGGCGGTTTGCTCCTGCGGCGCGTCGGACCCTCCTGGGTGTCGGCCGCCGGGCTGGCCCTCGCCGCCCTCGGACTGGCCGAGATGGCGCGCTGGACCACCGGGGCACTGACCACCGCGGCGGCGACGCCCACCCTCGCCCTGGTGGGGCTCGGCCTCGGGCTGGCGCTCGCCCCGGTCAACGCCGCCGCCCTGGCCGAGGTCGCCCCCGAGAGCCACGGGAGCATGAGCTCGCTGGTGGTGCTGGCCCGGATGGTCGGGATGATCGTCGGCCTGGCCCTGCTCACGGCGATCGGGCTGCGGCGTTTCTACGCCGCCACCACGCACCTGCCGGACCCCACCGACCCCACGGCGCTGCTCGCCGCGGCCATGGTGCAGGTGCAGACGGTCTTCTGGGGGGCGGCCGGTTGTGCTGCCCTCGCTGCCGTCCTCTCGCTGACGCTGCGTCGTCGCTCCGTCCCCGAGCGCGGTTGA
- a CDS encoding exodeoxyribonuclease III yields MRIATWNVNSIRTRVDRVVAFLERHDVDVLALQELKCKDAQFPTLPFEQAGYEVAVHGLNQWNGVGIVSRVGLSDVEVGFEGMPTYGEPEAVAEARALAATCDGVRVWSLYVPNGREVGHSHYAYKLDWLARLRDRGAEWLAADPQAQVALMGDWNVAPQDDDVWDMAVFEGATHVSEPERAAFRGVVEAGYADVVRPHAPGPGVYTYWDYTQLRFPKKQGMRIDFCLASPALAARVTGASIDREERKGKGASDHAPVIVDLD; encoded by the coding sequence GTGCGCATCGCTACGTGGAACGTCAACAGCATCCGGACCCGGGTCGACCGGGTCGTCGCCTTCCTGGAGCGGCACGACGTCGACGTGCTCGCCCTGCAGGAGCTCAAGTGCAAGGACGCGCAGTTCCCGACGCTGCCCTTCGAGCAGGCGGGCTACGAGGTCGCCGTCCACGGGCTCAACCAGTGGAACGGTGTCGGCATCGTCTCCCGGGTGGGCCTGAGCGACGTGGAGGTCGGCTTCGAGGGCATGCCGACGTACGGCGAGCCGGAGGCCGTCGCCGAGGCCCGCGCGCTGGCCGCGACCTGCGACGGCGTGCGGGTGTGGTCGCTCTACGTCCCCAACGGGCGCGAGGTCGGCCACAGCCACTACGCCTACAAGCTGGACTGGCTGGCGCGGCTGCGCGACCGCGGGGCCGAGTGGCTCGCCGCGGACCCGCAGGCCCAGGTGGCGCTGATGGGCGACTGGAACGTCGCCCCGCAGGACGACGACGTGTGGGACATGGCGGTCTTCGAGGGCGCCACCCACGTCTCCGAGCCCGAGCGGGCGGCCTTCCGCGGGGTCGTCGAGGCGGGTTACGCCGACGTGGTGCGCCCCCACGCACCCGGCCCGGGGGTCTACACCTACTGGGACTACACCCAGCTGCGCTTCCCCAAGAAGCAGGGCATGCGCATCGACTTCTGCCTCGCCTCCCCCGCCCTGGCGGCCCGGGTGACCGGCGCCTCCATCGACCGCGAGGAGCGCAAGGGCAAGGGCGCGAGCGACCACGCCCCCGTCATCGTCGACCTCGACTGA
- a CDS encoding IS481 family transposase has product MPHRNAPLTPEGRHRLVLRCQHRPIAHVAAEAGVSRQCLSRWVNRYREYGQAGLLDRSSAPHRRPTQTPQNVVDRVIELRKKKRSATRIAADLAAEGVTIAACTVSRILHRVGLPRLSWLDADGEPLRAPGTITARYPGHMIHLDVKKAARIPDGGGWRVHGRGSEQDKAADRAARATGRKGTRAGYTYIHSAVDGFSRLAYTECHDDETAATVVAFLSRARVFFRAHGITRYTRIVTDNGPAYTSKHFARHAASFASRHQRIRPYTPKHNGKVERYQGLMSSEVLYARPWTSEQQRRNGIAGWVNHYNYHRPHTAAGGKPPASRLKTSVNNVLPSYT; this is encoded by the coding sequence GTGCCCCACCGTAACGCGCCCCTGACACCCGAGGGTCGTCACCGGCTCGTGCTGCGTTGTCAGCACCGCCCCATCGCCCACGTCGCCGCGGAAGCAGGCGTGTCACGCCAGTGCCTGTCGAGGTGGGTGAACCGCTACCGCGAGTACGGGCAGGCCGGACTGCTCGACCGCTCCAGCGCACCCCACCGGCGCCCCACCCAGACGCCTCAGAACGTCGTGGACCGGGTCATCGAGCTGCGCAAGAAGAAGCGCTCGGCCACGCGGATCGCCGCCGACCTCGCCGCCGAGGGCGTCACGATCGCCGCGTGCACGGTCTCCCGGATCCTGCACCGAGTCGGGCTGCCTCGCCTGTCATGGCTCGACGCCGACGGCGAACCCCTCCGCGCGCCCGGCACGATCACCGCCCGCTACCCCGGACACATGATCCATCTCGACGTGAAGAAAGCCGCCCGCATCCCCGACGGTGGCGGCTGGCGGGTCCACGGACGCGGCAGCGAGCAAGACAAAGCAGCCGACCGCGCCGCCCGCGCCACCGGCAGGAAGGGCACCCGTGCCGGGTACACGTACATCCACTCCGCCGTTGACGGGTTCTCCCGCCTGGCCTACACCGAGTGCCACGACGACGAGACCGCCGCCACCGTGGTCGCGTTCCTGTCCCGCGCCCGAGTGTTCTTCCGCGCCCACGGCATCACCCGCTACACGCGGATCGTCACCGACAACGGGCCCGCCTACACGTCCAAGCACTTCGCCCGTCACGCCGCCTCGTTCGCCTCACGCCATCAACGGATCCGCCCCTACACGCCTAAGCACAACGGCAAGGTCGAGCGCTACCAAGGCCTGATGAGCAGCGAGGTCCTTTACGCCCGCCCCTGGACCAGCGAGCAGCAACGTCGCAACGGCATCGCCGGGTGGGTCAACCACTACAACTACCATCGCCCCCACACAGCCGCTGGCGGCAAGCCCCCAGCCTCACGCCTCAAAACCAGCGTCAACAACGTCTTGCCGAGTTACACCTAG
- a CDS encoding SDR family NAD(P)-dependent oxidoreductase, with protein MAIALVTGASAGIGQAFARELACRGHDLVLVARAQDRLQGLADELCELHGTTCEVLPADLTDRAELQRVADRLADQERPVDLLVNNAGYGMKTSFLKTPIEAEEHHLLLHTRAVLVLSQAAAVSMVARGRGAIVNVSSVASFVAMGTYSAAKAWTTTFTEALAMELRGTGVTATALCPGFTHTEFHDRAQMDMSLLPEAAWLDADRLVQDCLDDVARGRVVSVPGALYKGLVGSLQVLPRGLVRSVSMHLATRRRRLG; from the coding sequence ATGGCAATCGCTCTCGTCACCGGCGCGTCCGCCGGCATCGGTCAGGCCTTCGCCCGCGAGCTCGCCTGCCGCGGTCACGACCTGGTGCTCGTCGCCCGCGCGCAGGATCGCCTCCAGGGCCTCGCCGACGAGCTGTGCGAGCTGCACGGCACGACCTGCGAGGTGCTCCCCGCTGACCTCACCGACCGTGCCGAGCTGCAGCGCGTCGCGGACCGGCTCGCCGACCAGGAGCGCCCCGTCGACCTGCTGGTCAACAACGCGGGCTACGGGATGAAGACCTCCTTCCTGAAGACGCCGATCGAGGCCGAGGAGCACCACCTGCTCCTGCACACCCGGGCCGTGCTCGTCCTCTCGCAGGCGGCGGCCGTGTCCATGGTGGCGCGCGGCCGCGGCGCGATCGTCAACGTCTCCTCGGTCGCGAGCTTCGTGGCCATGGGCACCTACTCCGCGGCCAAGGCGTGGACGACGACCTTTACCGAGGCGCTCGCGATGGAGCTGCGCGGCACCGGCGTCACCGCGACCGCCCTGTGCCCCGGCTTCACGCACACCGAGTTCCACGACCGGGCGCAGATGGACATGTCGCTGCTGCCGGAGGCGGCCTGGCTGGACGCCGACCGACTGGTGCAGGACTGCCTCGACGACGTCGCCCGCGGCCGGGTCGTCTCGGTCCCGGGGGCGCTCTACAAGGGCCTGGTCGGCTCCCTGCAGGTGCTGCCCCGCGGCCTGGTGCGCAGCGTGAGCATGCACCTGGCCACCCGTCGCCGCCGCCTGGGCTGA
- the pyrE gene encoding orotate phosphoribosyltransferase, with the protein MNPADARARLLEIIKDKAIVHGRVTLSSGKEADYYVDLRRITLDGEAAPLVGIVLRDLTKDLAYDAVGGLTLGADPVATSMLHASAAAGDRLDAFVVRKAGKAHGLQQRIEGPSITGRRVLVVEDTTTTGGSPLEAVAACREEGAEVVAVATIADRTTGAGERIKDEAGVPYLHVYSLDELGLA; encoded by the coding sequence ATGAACCCTGCCGACGCCCGCGCCCGCCTGCTCGAGATCATCAAGGACAAGGCCATCGTCCACGGCCGCGTCACCCTGTCCTCCGGCAAGGAGGCCGACTACTACGTCGACCTGCGCCGGATCACGCTGGACGGCGAGGCGGCCCCCCTGGTCGGCATCGTGCTGCGCGACCTCACCAAGGACCTGGCGTATGACGCCGTCGGCGGCCTGACGCTGGGAGCCGATCCCGTCGCCACCTCCATGCTGCACGCGTCGGCCGCCGCCGGGGATCGCCTCGACGCCTTCGTGGTGCGCAAGGCCGGCAAGGCCCACGGTCTGCAGCAGCGGATCGAGGGGCCTTCGATCACGGGTCGCCGGGTGCTCGTGGTCGAGGACACCACCACGACGGGTGGGTCGCCGCTGGAGGCGGTCGCCGCGTGCCGCGAGGAGGGCGCCGAGGTCGTCGCCGTCGCCACGATCGCCGACCGGACCACCGGTGCGGGGGAGCGGATCAAGGACGAGGCGGGGGTTCCCTACCTGCACGTCTACTCCCTCGACGAGCTCGGGCTGGCCTGA